In Arthrobacter sp. CDRTa11, one DNA window encodes the following:
- the hflX gene encoding GTPase HflX: MTSQPNTGSDPAAQDMSPEEIQAVIDRILSKDVPPRNAAAENGDAKGVFGKAQAISRLDEEHSSYDGDQQDLEERRALRRVAGLSTELEDVTEVEYRQLRLERVVLAGLWTEGTLADAENSLRELAALAETAGSEVLDGLVQRRAKPDPGTFLGSGKALELKDVVMATGADTVVVDAELAPSQRRGLEDIVKVKVIDRTALILDIFAQHAKSREGKAQVELAQLEYLLPRLRGWGESMSRQAGGQVGGAGAGMGSRGPGETKIELDRRRIRTRMAKLRREISAMKPARETKRANRRRNSVPSVAIAGYTNAGKSSLLNRLTDAGVLVENALFATLDPTVRKAETADGLGYTLADTVGFVRSLPTQLVEAFRSTLEEVADADLILHVVDVSHPDPEGQIAAVRKVFSEVDARKVPEIIVLNKADAADPFVVERLKQREPRHVVVSARTGQGIADLLKAISDAIPRPSVKLELLIPYNRGDLISKLHETDAEILSLDHGEDGTRAVVMVREGLAAELESFTSND, from the coding sequence ATGACCAGCCAGCCCAACACCGGATCCGATCCAGCAGCACAGGACATGAGCCCTGAGGAAATACAAGCTGTCATCGACCGGATTCTCTCCAAGGATGTACCGCCCAGGAACGCGGCCGCCGAAAACGGCGACGCGAAGGGCGTTTTTGGCAAGGCCCAGGCGATATCGCGCCTGGACGAAGAGCACAGCAGTTACGACGGCGACCAGCAGGACCTTGAGGAACGCCGTGCGCTCCGGCGGGTGGCAGGCCTCTCGACAGAACTGGAAGACGTCACCGAAGTCGAGTACCGGCAGCTCCGGCTGGAGCGTGTGGTACTGGCGGGGCTCTGGACGGAAGGGACCTTGGCCGACGCCGAGAATTCCCTCCGTGAACTCGCTGCATTGGCTGAAACCGCCGGCTCAGAGGTCTTGGACGGCCTCGTGCAGCGCCGTGCCAAACCAGACCCTGGCACTTTCTTGGGCTCCGGAAAGGCACTTGAGCTCAAGGACGTCGTGATGGCCACAGGCGCGGACACTGTGGTGGTGGACGCCGAGCTGGCTCCGTCGCAGCGCCGTGGCCTGGAGGACATCGTCAAGGTCAAGGTCATTGACCGCACAGCGCTGATCCTGGATATCTTCGCCCAACACGCCAAGAGCCGCGAGGGCAAAGCCCAAGTGGAACTCGCCCAGCTCGAATACCTCCTGCCGCGCCTGCGTGGCTGGGGCGAATCGATGTCCCGCCAGGCCGGTGGCCAGGTGGGTGGGGCCGGTGCCGGCATGGGCTCGCGTGGTCCCGGCGAGACGAAGATTGAACTGGACCGCCGCCGGATCAGGACCCGCATGGCCAAACTGCGGCGTGAGATCAGCGCCATGAAGCCTGCGCGGGAAACTAAGCGGGCCAACCGGCGTCGAAATTCTGTGCCGTCAGTTGCTATCGCCGGGTACACCAACGCCGGAAAGTCATCCCTGCTGAACAGGCTGACCGATGCCGGCGTCCTCGTGGAAAACGCACTCTTCGCCACGCTGGATCCCACGGTGCGCAAGGCCGAAACCGCAGACGGGCTGGGCTACACCCTGGCCGATACTGTGGGTTTTGTCCGCTCCCTTCCGACGCAGCTGGTGGAGGCGTTCCGTTCCACGCTGGAGGAGGTGGCGGACGCAGACCTGATCCTGCACGTGGTGGACGTCTCACACCCGGATCCGGAAGGCCAGATCGCCGCTGTCCGGAAGGTCTTCAGCGAGGTGGATGCCCGCAAGGTGCCTGAAATCATCGTGCTCAATAAGGCCGACGCCGCCGACCCGTTTGTGGTGGAGCGCCTCAAGCAGCGTGAACCGCGCCATGTGGTTGTTTCTGCCCGGACCGGCCAGGGCATCGCCGACCTGCTCAAGGCCATCAGTGACGCGATTCCGCGCCCCAGCGTCAAGCTGGAGCTCCTCATCCCATACAACCGGGGTGACCTGATCAGCAAACTGCACGAGACCGATGCCGAGATACTGAGCCTGGATCACGGTGAGGATGGCACACGTGCTGTGGTGATGGTCCGTGAAGGCCTTGCGGCTGAACTGGAATCATTCACCAGCAATGACTGA